One Corynebacterium tuberculostearicum DNA window includes the following coding sequences:
- a CDS encoding pyruvate carboxylase, giving the protein MANPALPSFKKILVANRGEIAVRAFRAAFETGAKTVAVYPREDRNSFHRAFADEAVRIGAEGQPVKAYLDIDEIIRAAKKAEADAIYPGYGFLSERADLARACEDNGIKFIGPTPSTLDLTGDKAAAVSAAKEAGLPTLQDSEPSTDVDKLVEYSKDFNFPVFVKAVAGGGGRGMRFVESEDQLREKAAEASREAEAAFGDGSVYLETAVIKPQHIEVQILADSQGNVVHLFERDCSVQRRHQKVVEIAPAPSLDSELRDRICQDAVKFCEHINYEGAGTVEFLVDERGNHVFIEMNPRVQVEHTVTEEITGVDIVKAQMNIAAGASLEDIHLAQDKISITGSALQCRITTEDPNNGFRPDTGTLTAYRSPGGAGVRLDGATSVGAEVSPNFDSLLVKMTCRGATFEQAVQRAQRALNEFTVSGVATNIGFLRALLREPDFTQTRVDTGFINAHPHLLKAPPAVDESGRILEYIAETTVNKPNGKRPTALRPFDKLPELDLSEPLPRGSRDDLLEFGPQKWAEKIRNQNALMVTDTTFRDAHQSLLATRVRGTALVSAAEAVARMTPNLFSVEAWGGATYDVAMRFLHEDPWVRLDLLREAMPNQNIQMLLRGRNTVGYTPYPDSVCRGFVQEAAKSGVDVFRIFDALNDVSQMRPAIDAVLETNTTVAEVAMAYSGDLASPKENLYTLDYYLKLAEQIVESGAHILAIKDMAGLLRPEAASKLVMALRKEFDLPVHVHTHDTAGGQMATYYAAALSGADIVDGASAPLAGTTSQPSLSALIAAFSQSKRDTGIDLQAVSDLEPYWEAVRQLYAPFENGIPGPTGRVYKHEIPGGQLSNLRAQAVALGLADRFEIIEDTYAAVNEMLGRPTKVTPSSKVVGDLALHLVGAGVDPDDFAANPTKFDIPDSVNQFLRGQLGTPPGGWPELRDKVLDGREETGAKVSEVPAEEQPHLESDSSDERRASLNRLLFPKQFEEFNEFRRKYGNTEALTDTTFFYGLTEGEEKVVHYFPEDSTDRADLKQVVVRLDAVGEPDEKGMRNVVLNVNGQIRPMKVRDENAESTVATVEKADPSNEGHVAAPFAGVVNPTAKPGDEVKAGDQIAVIEAMKMEASISATKDGVVERVAIGQATKVEGGDLIAVIN; this is encoded by the coding sequence GTGGCTAATCCCGCGCTTCCATCGTTCAAAAAGATTCTGGTAGCCAACCGCGGCGAAATCGCCGTGCGTGCATTCCGTGCTGCCTTTGAGACCGGGGCAAAGACCGTCGCGGTCTATCCTCGCGAAGACCGAAACTCCTTCCACCGCGCCTTCGCGGATGAGGCCGTCCGCATCGGCGCCGAGGGGCAGCCGGTCAAGGCATACTTGGACATTGATGAGATTATCCGCGCCGCCAAGAAGGCCGAAGCGGATGCCATTTACCCCGGCTACGGATTCCTTTCGGAGCGCGCGGATCTTGCTCGTGCGTGCGAGGACAATGGCATTAAGTTCATTGGTCCGACCCCAAGCACGTTGGACCTCACCGGTGATAAGGCGGCTGCGGTTAGTGCGGCAAAGGAAGCCGGGCTGCCGACGTTGCAGGACTCGGAGCCATCGACGGACGTCGATAAGCTGGTGGAATACTCCAAGGACTTTAACTTCCCCGTATTCGTTAAGGCTGTCGCCGGTGGCGGCGGGCGCGGCATGCGCTTCGTGGAATCCGAGGATCAGCTGCGCGAAAAGGCGGCCGAGGCTTCGCGCGAGGCGGAGGCGGCGTTCGGAGACGGCAGCGTGTACCTGGAGACCGCAGTCATCAAACCGCAGCACATCGAGGTGCAGATTCTCGCCGATAGCCAGGGCAATGTGGTGCACCTCTTCGAGCGTGACTGCTCGGTGCAGCGCCGTCACCAGAAGGTAGTAGAGATTGCGCCGGCGCCGTCGCTGGATTCCGAGCTGCGTGACCGCATCTGCCAGGATGCGGTGAAGTTCTGCGAGCACATCAATTACGAGGGTGCGGGCACCGTGGAATTCCTCGTCGATGAGCGCGGCAATCACGTCTTCATCGAGATGAACCCGCGTGTGCAGGTGGAGCACACCGTGACTGAGGAAATCACCGGCGTAGACATCGTCAAGGCCCAGATGAATATCGCGGCCGGCGCATCGCTGGAAGATATTCACCTCGCCCAAGACAAGATTTCCATCACCGGTTCTGCCCTGCAGTGCCGCATCACCACCGAGGACCCGAATAACGGCTTCCGTCCCGATACCGGCACGCTGACCGCGTATCGTTCGCCGGGCGGCGCCGGCGTGCGCCTAGACGGTGCAACTTCCGTGGGCGCAGAGGTTTCGCCCAACTTCGACTCTCTGCTGGTGAAGATGACCTGCCGCGGAGCCACTTTCGAACAGGCTGTGCAGCGCGCCCAGCGTGCGCTCAACGAGTTCACCGTCTCCGGCGTGGCCACCAATATCGGCTTCCTGCGCGCCCTGCTGCGCGAGCCGGACTTTACTCAGACCCGCGTGGACACCGGATTCATCAACGCACACCCGCACCTGCTCAAGGCTCCGCCCGCAGTCGACGAATCTGGTCGCATCCTCGAATACATCGCGGAGACCACCGTTAATAAGCCCAACGGTAAGCGCCCGACGGCTCTGCGCCCATTTGATAAGCTCCCCGAGCTAGACCTTTCCGAGCCGCTCCCACGCGGTTCCCGCGATGATCTTCTCGAGTTTGGCCCGCAGAAGTGGGCAGAAAAGATCCGCAATCAGAATGCGCTGATGGTTACGGATACCACCTTCCGTGACGCCCACCAGTCCCTGTTGGCCACCCGCGTTCGTGGCACTGCTTTGGTTTCTGCGGCCGAGGCCGTAGCGCGCATGACTCCGAACCTCTTCTCCGTTGAGGCTTGGGGCGGTGCGACTTATGACGTCGCCATGCGCTTCCTCCACGAGGATCCGTGGGTCCGCTTGGACTTGCTGCGTGAGGCCATGCCGAACCAGAACATCCAGATGCTCCTGCGCGGCCGCAATACCGTGGGCTATACCCCGTACCCAGATTCGGTCTGCCGTGGCTTTGTCCAGGAAGCAGCCAAGTCCGGCGTGGACGTCTTTCGCATCTTCGACGCACTTAACGACGTCTCTCAGATGCGCCCCGCCATCGATGCCGTACTCGAGACCAATACCACCGTTGCTGAGGTGGCCATGGCGTACTCCGGTGACCTTGCCTCGCCGAAGGAGAACTTGTACACGCTGGATTACTACCTCAAGCTGGCCGAACAGATTGTGGAATCTGGCGCCCATATCCTCGCCATCAAGGATATGGCGGGTCTGCTTCGCCCTGAGGCTGCTTCCAAGCTGGTCATGGCGCTACGCAAGGAATTCGATCTGCCGGTGCACGTGCACACGCACGATACCGCCGGTGGACAGATGGCGACCTACTATGCGGCCGCCCTGTCTGGCGCAGACATTGTCGATGGCGCCTCCGCACCATTAGCCGGTACTACTTCGCAGCCATCGCTGTCGGCTCTTATTGCGGCTTTCTCCCAGTCCAAGCGCGATACCGGCATCGACCTGCAGGCCGTATCGGATCTCGAGCCCTACTGGGAGGCCGTGCGCCAGCTCTATGCCCCGTTTGAGAACGGTATCCCTGGCCCGACCGGTCGCGTTTACAAGCACGAAATTCCAGGCGGTCAGCTGTCCAACCTGCGTGCCCAAGCTGTCGCCCTTGGCTTGGCAGACCGCTTCGAGATCATTGAGGACACCTATGCTGCGGTCAACGAGATGCTCGGCCGCCCAACCAAGGTCACCCCGTCCTCCAAGGTTGTAGGCGATCTCGCCCTTCACCTTGTGGGTGCGGGCGTAGACCCTGATGACTTCGCTGCCAACCCGACCAAGTTCGATATTCCGGATTCGGTCAACCAGTTCCTCCGCGGCCAGCTCGGTACTCCTCCGGGCGGTTGGCCAGAGCTGCGCGATAAGGTGCTCGATGGCCGCGAGGAAACCGGCGCCAAGGTGAGCGAGGTTCCTGCGGAAGAACAGCCGCATCTGGAATCCGATAGCTCGGATGAGCGCCGCGCCAGCCTGAACCGCCTGCTATTCCCCAAGCAGTTCGAGGAATTCAATGAGTTCCGCCGCAAGTACGGCAACACTGAGGCATTGACGGATACCACCTTCTTCTACGGTCTTACCGAAGGCGAAGAAAAGGTCGTCCACTACTTCCCAGAGGACTCCACCGATCGCGCCGACCTCAAGCAGGTCGTGGTGCGCCTCGACGCCGTGGGTGAGCCGGACGAAAAGGGCATGCGTAACGTGGTTCTCAACGTCAACGGCCAGATTCGCCCGATGAAGGTGCGCGACGAGAACGCCGAATCCACGGTCGCTACCGTAGAAAAGGCCGACCCCTCCAACGAGGGACACGTCGCCGCACCATTCGCCGGCGTGGTCAACCCCACCGCCAAGCCTGGCGACGAGGTTAAGGCTGGCGACCAGATCGCCGTCATCGAAGCAATGAAGATGGAAGCCTCCATCTCCGCCACTAAGGATGGCGTGGTCGAGCGCGTGGCCATCGGCCAGGCCACCAAGGTGGAAGGCGGCGACCTTATCGCCGTCATCAACTAA
- a CDS encoding peptidase inhibitor family I36 protein gives MRTQRTFRQSLTRRENDNKELATASVAIAALSGIAVPAASASAGECGGGLVCIFNEANFGGFLGSRGPGIGIMNVSRNANDKMSSWINNTGGHAAWYQHANGGGKWHTMTPFSNNNYVGWWSNDTLTSWRTNRGC, from the coding sequence TTGCGCACCCAGCGCACGTTCCGCCAATCTCTAACAAGGAGAGAAAATGACAATAAAGAACTCGCTACAGCCAGCGTAGCCATCGCAGCACTGAGCGGAATCGCCGTACCAGCAGCCAGTGCCTCCGCAGGTGAATGCGGTGGAGGCCTAGTGTGCATTTTCAACGAAGCGAACTTCGGCGGTTTCCTAGGTTCCCGTGGCCCCGGAATCGGAATCATGAACGTTTCGCGCAACGCCAATGACAAGATGTCATCGTGGATCAATAACACTGGAGGCCATGCTGCCTGGTACCAGCACGCCAACGGCGGCGGCAAGTGGCACACCATGACGCCATTCTCCAATAACAATTATGTGGGCTGGTGGAGCAACGACACCCTTACCTCGTGGCGCACTAATCGGGGCTGCTAA
- a CDS encoding ABC transporter ATP-binding protein translates to MTQIHIHQVHKTLGVGPKATHALKGVSLKAAQGDFIAISGKSGSGKTTFLDMLSGLISIDSGSVTVSGVKVDTASEKELLRLRREIIGIVHQSDLIIPELTAAENVQLVLSAAGYKPVDSRTAAESLLEQVGLEGLETRYPDELSRGQCQRVGIARALSGNRSILLADEPSAALDQQNSRSVFALFRKLASQGTTIITASHDPIVLDYCTRSFTLIDGLLHNAEEAEESLG, encoded by the coding sequence ATGACCCAAATTCACATTCACCAAGTTCATAAAACACTCGGCGTTGGCCCTAAGGCGACTCACGCACTCAAGGGAGTTTCATTAAAAGCCGCACAGGGAGACTTCATTGCAATCTCCGGCAAAAGCGGTTCAGGGAAAACCACTTTTTTGGACATGCTTTCCGGCTTAATCTCCATCGACTCGGGCTCAGTCACGGTTAGCGGGGTCAAAGTAGATACCGCTTCTGAAAAGGAATTGCTTCGTCTGCGCAGGGAGATTATTGGCATTGTCCACCAATCCGATCTCATCATTCCTGAGCTGACCGCCGCCGAAAACGTGCAACTCGTCCTATCAGCAGCAGGATACAAGCCTGTAGATTCTCGAACGGCGGCTGAATCCCTCTTAGAACAAGTAGGTCTCGAGGGACTAGAGACCCGATATCCCGACGAATTGTCCCGCGGCCAATGCCAGCGGGTCGGTATTGCCCGTGCGTTGAGCGGAAACCGGTCGATCCTACTAGCAGACGAGCCTTCTGCCGCTTTGGATCAACAAAACTCGCGAAGCGTTTTTGCACTGTTTAGAAAACTCGCCAGTCAGGGAACAACCATCATCACTGCTTCCCATGACCCGATCGTTCTGGACTATTGCACCCGATCTTTCACCTTGATCGACGGCCTTCTACACAATGCAGAGGAGGCGGAGGAGTCACTTGGTTAG
- a CDS encoding GntR family transcriptional regulator: MSDTRPIYQQLAGGIRDMIISGELAEGERAPSTNELSAFHSVNPTTSAKALTVLFEEGLLEKRRGLGMFVRESARNKVRHQRQEALREDFIVPLLKEGAALGLSASDIADLIEAEGDHHDAP, encoded by the coding sequence ATGAGCGATACCCGGCCCATTTATCAGCAACTAGCAGGAGGGATCAGGGACATGATTATTTCCGGTGAGCTCGCCGAGGGCGAACGCGCCCCCAGCACCAATGAGCTTTCGGCTTTCCACTCCGTTAACCCAACTACCTCCGCAAAGGCACTAACCGTCCTCTTCGAGGAAGGCCTGCTGGAAAAGCGGCGCGGTTTGGGCATGTTCGTGCGCGAAAGCGCGCGCAACAAGGTCCGCCACCAACGCCAAGAAGCCCTTAGGGAAGACTTCATCGTTCCGCTTCTCAAAGAAGGAGCCGCGCTGGGCTTAAGCGCCAGCGATATCGCCGACCTCATCGAAGCCGAAGGAGACCATCATGACGCACCTTAA
- a CDS encoding ATP-binding cassette domain-containing protein, producing MTHLKMHNVSCKRRLHVPHLELTAGMYGLIGPNGAGKTTLLRTVAGFLPAKGSIDSSQVAIARTGADILLAGSTVAQHLRAAQHVREGFDVGYAGELLDKVGVDKRNKNRTLSTGQRQLVACATALAARTPVTLLDEPFNGLDAPTRTRLRELIIAHASGTPDWLLVLSSHRAEDLVGLVDHVITVHDGTVNKPTDLESQRPHYPVLSGSTKDVEQALALADALPLHHSSLGSTSKVHAWCPAPFPADTAAAAQVTVSYLDDGQLIDSLVSRAHESARTPQEES from the coding sequence ATGACGCACCTTAAGATGCACAATGTCAGCTGCAAGCGCCGCCTGCACGTGCCACACCTGGAGCTCACCGCCGGCATGTATGGGCTAATCGGGCCCAATGGCGCGGGCAAGACCACACTCCTGCGCACAGTGGCCGGGTTCCTGCCCGCAAAGGGCAGCATCGATAGCTCGCAGGTGGCGATTGCGCGCACCGGCGCCGATATCTTGCTCGCCGGTTCCACCGTGGCCCAGCACCTGCGCGCTGCACAGCACGTGCGCGAGGGATTCGACGTGGGGTATGCGGGGGAGTTGTTGGATAAGGTGGGCGTCGATAAGCGCAACAAGAACCGCACCTTGAGCACCGGCCAGCGCCAACTGGTTGCCTGTGCCACTGCCCTGGCTGCGCGCACGCCGGTCACCCTCCTCGATGAGCCTTTCAACGGCCTGGACGCGCCGACGCGCACGCGCTTGCGCGAGCTCATTATCGCCCACGCCTCCGGCACCCCGGACTGGCTGCTGGTGCTTTCTTCTCACCGCGCCGAGGACCTCGTCGGTCTGGTTGACCACGTCATTACCGTGCACGACGGCACGGTCAATAAACCCACCGACCTGGAATCCCAACGGCCGCACTACCCCGTGCTTAGCGGCAGCACCAAAGACGTGGAGCAAGCACTCGCGCTTGCCGACGCCCTCCCCCTCCACCATTCCTCCCTTGGCTCCACATCCAAGGTGCACGCCTGGTGCCCGGCCCCGTTCCCTGCCGATACCGCAGCCGCCGCCCAGGTCACCGTCTCCTACCTCGACGACGGCCAACTCATTGATTCCCTTGTCTCCC